In one Nicotiana sylvestris chromosome 8, ASM39365v2, whole genome shotgun sequence genomic region, the following are encoded:
- the LOC138876245 gene encoding secreted RxLR effector protein 161-like, which produces MNYGILYSGFPYILEGYSDANWISDSDETNFTSGYVFTLGGGAISWKSAKQTTIARSTMESEFVALKLAGSKAEWLRNFLANISLIKDALPLVFMHCDCQAAIAIAKNKSYNCKSRHMKLRHDVIK; this is translated from the coding sequence ATGAATTATGGTATCCTATATAGTGGATTTCCTTATATCTTAGAAGGGTACAGTGATGCAAACTGGATCTCTGATTCAGATGAGACAAATTTTACTAGTGGTTATGTATTCACCCTTGGTGGTGGTGCAATATCGTGGAAATCAGCTAAACAGACGACCATTGCTAGATCGACTATGGAATCAGAGTTTGTAGCTCTGAAGTTAGCTGGTTCTAAGGCTGAGTGGCTAAGAAACTTCTTAGCTAATATCTCTTTAATAAAGGACGCATTGCCTCTTGTGTTTATGCATTGTGATTGTCAAGCGGCAATAGCTATTGCAAAGAATAAATCTTATAATTGTAAAAGTAGACACATGAAATTGAGACATGATGTCATAAAATAG